The Phocoena sinus isolate mPhoSin1 chromosome 17, mPhoSin1.pri, whole genome shotgun sequence genome contains a region encoding:
- the RBM12B gene encoding RNA-binding protein 12B — MAVVIRLLGLPFIAGPVDIRHFFTGLTIPDGGVHIIGGEVGEAFIIFATDEDARRAISRSGGFIKDSSVELFLSSKAEMQKTIEMKRTDRMGRERPGSGAPGVGSLSNFVEAIKEEASNSGYGSPINQDAGFHTNGTGQGDLRPRKTRPLKAENPYLFLRGLPYLVNEDDVRVFFSGLCVDGVIFLKHHDGRNNGDAIVKFASCIDASGGLKCHRSFMGSRFIEVMQGSEQQWIEFGGNAVKEGDISMRTEEHSPPRGINDRHFWKRSHSKSPRRTRSRSPLGFYVHLKNLSLSINKRDLRNFFRDTDLTNEQIRFLYKDERRTRYAFVMFKTLKDYNTALGLHKTVLQYRPVHIDPVSRKQMLKFIDCYEKKRPASTEKERLGHVSQKYSQEGYSGQKLCIYIRNFPFDVTKVEVQKFFADFSLAEDDIYLLYDDKGVGLGEALVKFRSEEQAMKAERLNRRRFLGTEVLLRLISEVQMREFGVNFSSMSSERMHDHSQSCDRDDHSHSFDSNDLPLYSVGPSENFRHQQEDLRQLDNFKHPQGDFRPPERRPPEDFRHSPEDFRHSPEDFRHLREEHFRRPPEEDFRRSWEEDLRHSPEEDFRHSREEDWRRPPEEDFRRPPKEDFRRPPEEDWRRAPQGDFRRPPEEDWRRPPEEDFRRLPPGEWRRPPEEDFRRPPEEDFRRLPEEDFRRPPEEDFRRPHEEDFRRSPEEDFRRSPEKDFRRPPAEHFRRPPLEHFRRPPPEHFRRPPQEHFRRPPPEHFRRPPQEHFRRPPQEHFRRPSQEHFRRPREEDFRHSLDEDFRGPPDEDFRHPPDEDFRNPQEEDFRSPSDEDFRRLPEEDLREAPEEDPRLTDSFRLPGEEFRSPPDDFRSHRPFVNFGRPEGGKFDFGKRNMGSFPEGRFMPDPKLNCNSGRVTPIKIMNLPFKANVNEILDFFHGYRIIPDSVSIQYNEQGLPTGEAIVAMINYNEAMAAIKDLNDRPVGPRKVKLILL; from the coding sequence ATGGCTGTAGTCATCCGTTTACTGGGGCTTCCTTTTATTGCGGGGCCTGTGGATATTCGTCACTTCTTCACGGGATTGACTATTCCTGATGGAGGAGTGCATATAATTGGAGGGGAAGTTGGGGAGGCTTTTATTATCTTTGCAACAGATGAAGATGCAAGACGTGCCATAAGTCGTTCAGGAGGGTTTATCAAGGATTCATCTGTAGAGCTTTTTCTTAGTAGTAAGGCAGAAATGCAGAAGactatagaaatgaaaagaactgatcGCATGGGAAGAGAGAGACCAGGATCTGGGGCACCAGGGGTTGGCAGCTTATCTAATTTTGTTGAGGCTATTAAAGAAGAAGCAAGTAATTCTGGATATGGCTCTCCGATTAATCAAGATGCTGGGTTTCATACTAATGGTACAGGACAAGGTGATTTAAGGCCAAGAAAGACACGACCATTGAAGGCAGAGAATCCTTACTTGTTTCTACGAGGCTTGCCTTACTTAGTAAACGAAGATGATGTACGTGTCTTTTTCTCTGGTTTGTGTGTGGATGGAGTAATTTTCTTAAAGCATCATGATGGCCGAAATAATGGTGATGCCATAGTAAAATTTGCTTCATGTATCGATGCTTCAGGAGGTCTTAAATGTCATAGAAGTTTTATGGGTTCAAGATTTATTGAAGTAATGCAAGGCTCGGAACAACAGTGGATTGAGTTTGGAGGTAATGCAGTTAAGGAGGGTGACATTTCTATGAGGACTGAAGAACATTCTCCACCAAGAGGAATTAATGATAGACATTTTTGGAAACGATCTCATTCAAAATCTCCCAGAAGAACACGTTCTCGTTCTCCTCTTGGATTTTATGTTCACTTAAAAAATCTGTCCCTAAGTATTAACAAAAGAGATTTAAGAAATTTCTTTAGAGATACTGATCTGACTAATGAACAGATTAGGTTTTTATATAAGGATGAAAGAAGAACAAGATATGCCTTTGTGATGTTCAAGACTCTGAAAGACTATAACACTGCTCTGGGTTTACATAAGACTGTTTTACAGTATCGTCCAGTTCATATTGATCCAGTTTCTAGAAAACAGATGCTGAAGTTCATTGACTGttatgaaaagaaaagaccagcgtcaacagagaaagagaggcttGGACACGTTTCACAAAAATACTCTCAAGAAGGCTATTCTGGCCAGAAACTGTGCATATATATAAGAAATTTTCCATTTGATGTTACAAAAGTTGAAGTGCAGAAGTTCTTTGCAGACTTTTCTCTTGCTGAGGATGACATTTACTTGCTTTATGATGACAAAGGAGTTGGTCTAGGAGAAGCATTGGTGAAATTCAGATCAGAAGAACAGGCCATGAAAGCTGAACGTTTAAACCGACGAAGATTCTTGGGGACAGAGGTATTGTTAAGGCTCATATCTGAGGTACAAATGCGGGAGTTTGGTGTAAATTTTTCTTCAATGTCCAGTGAGAGAATGCATGACCATTCACAGTCATGTGACAGAGATGATCATTCCCATTCATTTGACTCAAATGATCTACCATTATACTCGGTTGGCCCTTCTGAAAACTTTaggcatcagcaggaggacttgAGGCAACTGGACAATTTCAAGCATCCCCAGGGGGATTTCCGACCTCCTGAAAGGCGCCCTCCAGAAGACTTTAGGCATTCCCCAGAGGATTTCAGGCACTCCCCTGAAGACTTCAGGCACCTTCGGGAGGAACACTTCAGGCGGCCTCCTGAGGAGGACTTCAGGCGCTCTTGGGAAGAGGACTTAAGACACTCTCCGGAGGAGGATTTCAGGCACTCTCGGGAGGAGGACTGGAGGCGGCCACCTGAGGAGGATTTCAGGCGGCCTCCCAAGGAAGACTTCAGGAGACCCCCTGAGGAGGACTGGAGGCGGGCCCCCCAGGGAGACTTCAGGAGGCCACCTGAGGAGGATTGGAGACGGCCTCCTGAGGAGGACTTCAGACGGCTTCCCCCAGGGGAATGGAGGCGGCCACCTGAGGAAGACTTCAGGCGGCCCCCTGAGGAGGATTTCAGGCGACTTCCAGAGGAAGACTTCCGGCGACCTCCCGAGGAGGACTTCAGGCGGCCCCACGAGGAGGACTTCAGGCGGTCTCCTGAGGAGGATTTCCGGCGGTCTCCTGAGAAGGACTTCAGGCGGCCACCTGCGGAACACTTCCGGCGGCCACCCCTGGAGCATTTCCGGAGGCCGCCCCCGGAGCACTTCCGTCGGCCACCTCAGGAGCATTTCCGGCGGCCGCCCCCAGAGCATTTCAGACGGCCACCCCAGGAGCATTTCAGACGGCCGCCGCAGGAACATTTCAGGCGGCCATCCCAGGAGCATTTCAGGCGCCCCCGAGAGGAAGATTTTAGGCACTCACTGGATGAAGATTTCAGGGGTCCTCCAGATGAAGACTTTAGGCACCCTCCTGATGAGGACTTCAGGAATCCCCAGGAGGAAGATTTTAGAAGCCCTTCCGATGAGGACTTCAGGCGGCTCCCGGAGGAAGACCTCAGGGAAGCTCCAGAGGAGGACCCTAGACTTACTGACAgttttaggcttcctggtgaggaGTTTAGGAGCCCCCCTGATGATTTTAGAAGTCATCGCCCTTTTGTGAATTTTGGTCGCCCAGAAGGTGGCAAGTTTGATTTTGGAAAGCGTAATATGGGAAGTTTTCCTGAGGGGAGATTTATGCCTGATCCAAAATTAAATTGTAATTCAGGTAGAGTAACACCCATTAAGATAATGAATCTTCCATTTAAAGCTAATGTTAATGAAATTCTAGACTTTTTCCATGGTTACAGAATTATACCTGATTCAGTTTCAATACAGTATAACGAGCAAGGATTACCTACAGGGGAAGCCATTGTTGCCATGATAAACTACAATGAAGCTATGGCTGCTATTAAAGATCTGAATGATAGGCCAGTTGGCCCCCGCAAAGTTAAGTTAATTTTGCTCTAG